TGCATAGGCGAGGTAGTAGGCGATCTCGTCCGGGCGGGCCAGGCTGCGGCGGGCCAGCACCCACCGGTCGTGGGCGGGCGCATCGCCGTCGAAGTCGTCGATCGCGGGTAGCCTCGCTGCCGCCCAGTCGTAGACGCGCGGCCCTTTCGCGCCGGCTCCGCAGGAGTGGCGTTCCCAGGCATCCTCGGGTGCCTGGGTGATGGCGAAGTCGATGCGGCCGATGGCGTGCACGTGCTGGGACTTCGGCACGGCCAGGACGTAGCCGACGCCGGCCTCCTCCAGCATGCGGCGCAGCCGCCACTCCTGGCCGTAGGCCGAGTCGGCGGTCACCCAGGCGATCGGCAGCGGCGAGGCCAGGGCCCGCATGATGACGGCCTTCGCGAGATCGCCCTTGGTGGTGAACTCACGCTCGTCGGGAATCTTCGCCTCTGCGCAGCGGTCCGGATCGGAGGTCCAGGACTTCGGCAGATACAGCTCCCGGTCCACCAGTGCGCGGCCCCTGCAGGAGGCGTAGGCGGCGAACACGCCGATCTGGCAGTTCTCCGTGCGGCCCGCAGTGCCGGAGTACTGCCGCTGCACCCCGGCTGAGACGGTGCCCTTCTTGATGAACCCGGTGTCGTCGATGATCAGCACCCCGGTCGTGTCCCCGAGTTTCTCGGCAACGTATTCCTGCAGGTCATCGCGGACCTCGTCGGGGTTCCAACAAGCCCGGCTCAGCAGATGCTG
The genomic region above belongs to Streptomyces sp. CG1 and contains:
- a CDS encoding IS701 family transposase, yielding MRPDVWSAELEELLVRIGHRFGRVDLRRRMRAYVHGLLGPVGRKNSWQLAEHAGHHTPAGLQHLLSRACWNPDEVRDDLQEYVAEKLGDTTGVLIIDDTGFIKKGTVSAGVQRQYSGTAGRTENCQIGVFAAYASCRGRALVDRELYLPKSWTSDPDRCAEAKIPDEREFTTKGDLAKAVIMRALASPLPIAWVTADSAYGQEWRLRRMLEEAGVGYVLAVPKSQHVHAIGRIDFAITQAPEDAWERHSCGAGAKGPRVYDWAAARLPAIDDFDGDAPAHDRWVLARRSLARPDEIAYYLAYAPAGTGIAELVRIAGTRWAIEEAFQAAKNECGLDQYEVRRYPGWYRHITLAMLAHAFLAAMAATAGAEAERGAAESVPAISPRSRWRKSGDSWQLAAPR